The following nucleotide sequence is from Solanum dulcamara chromosome 7, daSolDulc1.2, whole genome shotgun sequence.
AATCAGGGTTTTTCCATTCAAGTTAAAACTCTCTCCTTATCACCACAATTTTAAGGCTTAAAATAGAATTACTAAGTTATGAGAGTAATTAACTTACTTTTACAGAAGAAATTgatggaaaattgaagaaaatagcCCTAAGTCAACCTTCTTTTCCCAAAAATTAAAGTTGCAGAACAAAAAACGGCtttgggacttttctatattaAATTCGCGACTGTACCGCTATAGCAGGATTCCACTTGCTATAGAGGCTTGAGCGGAGAcataaactcataaattccCTCCATAAATTTTCTCCCAAGCTTCCATTTCACTACACGTCCTCGAACCTTGGTGTTTTTAACTAAATCCCTTCACGCCAAGTTTGATATCGAGAGTTCTAGTAATTCGAATTCGATTCCTAATAGTCCTACGGATTTTTAACGTCTTAGCTAATAGAAAAACTCAACCAAGCTTATACATCATCCGCTAATCCTTTTTCGTATTGACCTAGACCTCACCTTTATTTAGATTCCGtcttaatataaatttaatgcAACTACaataaaatacaattttaaaaGACATTTTCATAAAACTCATCATACAATTTTGATACAATTCAACTCTAATTTCAAACTTTAGGGAATTAAGACTGAAATTCGATTCTAAACTAGTTCAAATCTTACATAACTTAGCCTTGAATTTTAAATTCAGATACACCTCGACGTTCTAATTCTCTTGAGACATCACTCACTCGAAACAAAGttcttttacattttttttttcaaacttaaGCTTCAAACACATTTAACAATTAACAATGGAATTTTTGTTCAAATTAATTGTTCGATCttcaatttcttgaaaaaatttcACATGAGAACTGAATGAAATTGTTTGAGTGAGAAAGTTTTGAAATTGAAGGAGGAATTCACGTGAAGGAGAAGGATGCACACAAAGAAAAGAGCTACACACATGAGCTTTTTTATTAgggtattttacttaaattcCATAGTGAAAAagcataattataatttatcccgatttttttggtaattatccgaattcctttttttttccagatttctgatacatacgaatgacgctgatacatcacaatttgatacataagtcattttcatgatatATCGTTAGTTGATACAAATTaaacattgtaatatcaataaaacttatgaattagcttataacacctaatatatcatgaacacaacaaaaataggagtaaaacttatgttttactgatatattttgtgtttggtttgtatcaactagcgatgtatcatgaaaacgACTtctgtatcaaatcgcgatgtatcagcatcattcttatgtatcagaagagggatttttgaaattcttacaAATAGTAtggaataattgaaaatataaaaatataagacgtgtaatttggtaatttttcctttttattatcCCATATCAGCTACAAATAGTAAAATATTGATAGGTTTGctgaataagaaaaaaaattctatagGTTTAGTAATAGGGAAATTTTCAAGAACATACCATCCCAACATATGACACGTAGCCCATTATACAATATCATAAAACATTCTAATCGGAGGGAAAACATTATGTATAATGTTTCAACCTTATATAAACgtgtataataatatataaaagatTTATACACAAACATGAGCTATAccattataatattatattttctctgtttcaatttatatgattcacttttctttttgattaaTCACAAAAAATGacacatatatatttaataataatttaactttaaaatacgcattttatccttaataaaatgatatacaactacataaatatttataatttattttagatcataaatttcaagaattaCTTCTTCGTCTTAAACTCCATTCTAACTaagtcatataaattaaaaccaaaacaataatattttatattgagcTCTGTAGCGCATTATGGATAGAGTGTATCCAAAATTAAAAGGCTTGAGTCACGTGAATCCCTGGCCAGTCAAGTCGCAAAAACAAAGTAGGGCAATAAATCCCTCTTTGCTGTACTGAAAGAGCTGTGTAACAGGCGGTTCGATTCTCCTTCTCTCTCATCGGAGGGACGAAGAAGATAACATACAGAGAGAGAGGAATGGGACGAGAAGGAGATTGGGAGTGTAGTAGTTGCGGTAATAGGAACTACGCATTCAGATGTTTCTGCAATAGATGTAAGCAGCCTCGTCTACTTGTTGACAACAAAACTCCTCATGATTCCAAGTGGTTTCCTCGTATTGGCGATTGGATCTGCACGGGTATGTATCTTTCTGAATTTGTATCTGTTTTTCCAActatttctgtatttttttgATTGATTGTGCTAAGTTGTGAAATTGTACTAGTGGTATGTATTTGAACTTACTGATTCAGTTGATAAGCATCAATAGACGGTTTGGTCAAGGTTTAAGATCAGTTCATTTTGAAAATTGCTTTTTCAAAAACAGTACTTTTGTTAAGTTCCAACTCACGATCCATGTAACAAGCTATGTCAAGTAAGAAGTGTAGAACAATTAGTTCTTAAGGACCATCGTTGTATAACCATTCATCAACCAATGTTGCTTCCTAGATTGGGTAAAAATGTAAATCTATAGTTGTCGAAGTAGGAATAGTGGCGCCAGGAATAATATTGTTTCTGTGAAGTAGCATTTGTATTTGATTAATAAATTTAGAAAGCACTTTTCAGCAGCAATTGTGTTTGGCCATGCTTTCTAAAAGTTGCTTCTACGTGTATTTTTCTTAAAAgtgttttttgaaaaagtaCTTTTAGGAATAAATGGCTATTTTTAGCTTTTAAAAAACAACTTATGCTCAGAGGCGGAGCCATGATTTGAGTTTAATGGGCTTAAATAGGGGTGAAAAAAAGGTGATCGAGTCGGATATGGGCGGATCAAAATGAGTCGTGTCTAAACGGATGAAATATCCAACCCACCCATAtttgatatgaataaaaaatgctaaaaatgaacaaataaaacaatatccATATTATATATTGCTTCTTATTACTTAAAAGAAATAAGTACTCCTATCTTCATCAAAACAAACATTTTTCATGTTCTTTTTATCCTTTTAGGGTGCGTTTGGTATGGAGGGGAATATTTCCATCTCTTtttgtaatatataattatattcttTAAAAAGTAACAAACCCTAATTaactttctttgaaaatatgattttggAATTGCATTTGAGAATGTGTTTTTTGCTTTTTTCAATGGttaattttatgttttgttTTCTACACAAGAAAATTTGTACATATAATGGAAAAAACACTCACGCAACAAcagaaaaataatacaaatttatgtttcttttgaaaagaaaataaagcatATAAATAGCTACAAAGGAAAAATCGACGAAGTTGATGGGATTCGAACCCAACACAGGCTAGCGATAGAAGACTTTAGTAACCATTCCTTACCATTGAACCGTCAAGCTATTTTTGTAAGTGGGTTCACAGGTTAAACAATATGTatatttactatattttctaaTACAAATACGGTCCCTATACAAAAGCTATTGGGTTCGTCCGAACCCCCCTAGTCTACTGTAGCTCCGCCCCAGCTTATGCTACTTTCCATATGCACTTAGCTTCTGGTCAAGCATAATATTTAATCCTCCAACAACACATTTAGCAAAGGAGTGAAATAAGAGAGTAAATTGGGGCACTTGAATGAAAGGTCATAAAAGTTACTTGACTTAATGTGCTAGCAAGTGTATTTAGGGGAACTGAAATATGGACAATAATGTTAATCTACTATAGGTTGAATAACTGAATTTGATACATAACAAAGTTTAATGACTTTACTACATAATTCCTCATAGTTTAGCGATCTTTTAAGATATTTACTCTTTTAAAGTCGTATTGGACTAGGCCTAAAACGAACAATATTACTAGTGTCTTGTATTGTTACATCATTTCAATGGCTCGTGAGTGGGTGTGGGTTGGGTTAATGCCACAAGGGGCATAGTCAATGCGAGAGAGTGAAATCAAATGTGTTTACCGTAAAAGATTGTATGTAAATTCAACtttttaattgataatgcattttcaaaaaacaattagtcataaaaaataaaaagaattctCTAATTTCAGTAAGCACattataatatttatcatttaagttaaattttagatttggttatttttaatatatgttGAAAGTTTGATATTCATTATAGTTATTTATTAAGGCATTTACTAATCaagttaaatttttaattatattaaatgACATTCcaaattatatgaatatcaatCTAAGTGAAGGATCTATGTATGTTTAAAACTGTAAGTATATTAatacatttttcttttcaagttAAATGATagatttctttttaatttgagCAAGTGAAAAATTTGATTTTGTTACTATAAAGGAATTGAAAGATTTTGGTATGTAATTAATGAACCATCAAATTATATTCAAAATGGTTAATCACTAATTGATAAATTCATTTAGTACATTAAATAATTTacctattttaaattaaaattttcatagtCATTTACCATAAAACTTAGATTTTGAGTatcaatttaatataaatttacttCTAAAACTTTCAATATGAAGAAAAGATTACTTTCCATTGCAATATTTGGCTTGAAATTTAATTATCATGGTGaataatttttcaatttatgtCTATAAATAGTCATGATATTTCATTTTTTCTGTAAGTCACATCTCTGGGaaacaattaataaatatagTTTATTGTATTCTACCATGGAGGGTAAGAAAACAGCAGGACGCCAAAAAATTCCattagagaaaataaaaaaagaagctaATCGATACGCATCATTTTCTAAACGTCGTTCAGGCTTATATAAAAAAGCCAGTGAACTTGTAAGAGAATGTGGTGTCGATCTTGGAATAGTTCTTTCTTCTCCAACTGGTAAACCGTATTCATTTGCTCATCCGACTACTGATGCAGTCATTGATCGTTTTATAAATCCCACCAGAGAATTAGACCTAGGTGCTCAACTCGTTGCTGCGGAGGTACGTAACAGTGTAATTCAAAACAACGGTAGGCTAAATGAATTTGATGCAAGAGAAAAAGCCGCAAAGGAAAAAATACGTTCTATAGACCAAATGAACGAGGCTAGAACTAGAGGTTGGTGGGAGTCCATGGACCAATTAAATGCCAAGGACATAACCAAGTTTGAAGATTTGTTAGATATCACTAAGGTTTTCCTGAATGTCCAATTGAAGCAGCTAGAAAATGGAGCTTCGTACTTCCTACAATCCCCACCAGAGGATGCAGATAATTGATCTAGTGCTTTATAAATATCATCTTTAGATAATATCTTTTATCGAAGCCCTATGCAACAAATTGGaactttaaatttatattattatgtgtgctttaatttattcttttgatGTTGTTAGGTTGTGTCAATAATGGTACGTACTACATGTACTTTGCAATGATTTTCATTAAAGATATTTTGTCTATTAGTATGTTTTTGTCTCCAACACGTAGGACTATTAGGACtatactttaattaatttcaaagtcctagatgttttaattaatttcaaaatcttAAATATTAGAACTATTTTCACCtactatttttctcaaaaaattattcttaGGGATGGCTCTGTTGGTTTGGAGGGTAGTCATTCATATGGATGATCCGGAATCGATCCTCCCTCAATGCCTTCTGAGTCGAGCATGTTGCATAGGGCTTGTCTAGTGCGGCTCCATGTGTGGTTTGCAGGCTATTATACAATGGGTGTTTATCTAGTGTGCACAAAGTGCTCACAACTCACCCGAAGGACCGAGGCTGTGGCTGAGGTTGTAGCGGCTGCAGATTAACCTGGGTTTCCCAAAAGAAATTgactaaaattttattttaaatcttttCTTATTTGAATCTACATATAATTAAAAGGAAGGAAATTTATACCTCACGTCCCAAATCCTTCAAATAATGGCAAATTACAATTGCAATTTAAAGAGTcctatatttaagaaaattgttTCCAACAGTTTAccaaaacatttacaacctcATGCCAATAGTTCATAGAATCACCTTATTTCTCCTTACGGAAAGTATTCTAGCTACCCTACGCACCTAAGCTGCTacaaaaacaacatataatagaAATAGGTTTGTTCCCGTTTTGAACAACTTCTTTGGATGGAAAAAACATTTTTGCAAAGCATCACCTGTCGGAGAAAGATAGATTGATAAAAGAAATTAAACTACCTCTTAAAACGACCGATTGAATATATTCTCTTGTATTTGGAAAACACCCAAAACcatattttaacttttttcattttaaacaactaaatattttttgcaaaaactATAACCGAACAAAACTTCAACTCCAAAAAGGTATAGAAAAGAGGTTCACCCAAGGGTGTGACCTAGTGGTTAATAAAGTGGTTGAATTAGTCGAGATGCGCGAAAATGACTTGAATACCACTGTCATGAAAAAAGTATAGAAAAGAGGTATGTTCCAGTTTGAACTACTTCTTTGGATGGCAGAACATGCTTGCAGAGCATCACCTACCGGATAAAGATAGTTATTTAAATTGAAACACCCAAAACCAtgttttaactttaaataattaaatattattagcaaaaaccataaccaaacaaAAACTCAACTCCAActtcaaaaattccaaaaaaaatgaaaaaaatatttgg
It contains:
- the LOC129894964 gene encoding agamous-like MADS-box protein AGL29: MIFHFFCKSHLWETINKYSLLYSTMEGKKTAGRQKIPLEKIKKEANRYASFSKRRSGLYKKASELVRECGVDLGIVLSSPTGKPYSFAHPTTDAVIDRFINPTRELDLGAQLVAAEVRNSVIQNNGRLNEFDAREKAAKEKIRSIDQMNEARTRGWWESMDQLNAKDITKFEDLLDITKVFLNVQLKQLENGASYFLQSPPEDADN